The window GATCCAGGCCCACGCGATCCAACATCGGATCCCGATGCCGCGAATTGTCTGGACAGGTGTTCTAACGGACGCGGTCGTCATGGGGCTCTGCCACCTCGTCGCAACTGCGGCGAGTTGCAGCATCCGTCATATCAACTTCAACTCGGTGAGCTACTTCGACGGCGCCGCAGTCACGGCGAATCATGTATGCGACATGCCCGACGATGAATTTCTGCGCGCTGCCGAAGAGATCGAGCGAGCACTCGCGTTGGCCAAGGAACTGGACATCTGCATGCGCGTAAAAGACCACCGGCGGATCATGCGCCGGGTCGTCAAGCTGATCGGAAAGACCCGCATCCTCGATAACGGGCACTATCTCGCCAAGCTCGAAGACCTGGTTCCCATAGATCGAATCTTCATCTACGGCAGCGGGGCGCCGGGGCGGTACATCGCCGGCCAGGTCAAGAGACGCGCGGACCTAGACTTCCAGGGATTTCTCGACAGCTCGTGGTCTGGTGAAATCGATGAGAGTCCCGTCCTTTGCTTTGATGACTATCTCGAGCAACGCCAGAGTCGCGACCTGATCCTTGTTTGCTCCGAATCCTACGATCAGATCGAATCGAAATTGAAAGGCGCCGAGATCGCTCGCTATTTGGATGCTCGGGAGATCTATCTCTACGGCGCAAACCGCAAAGGTGGGGATGTCAAGATCAAACGCCAGGGTATCCAGGGCACGTTCGAAACTGTCGGCGACACTGGCGACGATCTGCCCGAAGGACTGACCCGGCTTTGCGACTCCCCGTGGTCGCAGATCTACACGGATCCCAAGGGTGAGGTCTATTCGTGCTGCCAGCGTGGTGACTCGATGGGGAACCTGGCACCGAATCATGGCTTTGCCGAAATTCTGAATGATGAAAGCTATCTTCAGTTGCGACGACAGCTCCTCACGGGCAAGAACTTGGGCCCCGAGTGCTCACGCTGCGTCGCCAAGCCCGCCGCGACTCCGGAAAAGATGCAAGCCTGGATTCGCGCGAAGCTCGTACAGCGAGAGGCGCGTTAGCCCCCGATCCGTCACTACGATTTTCTCTCCAGGCCGGGTGTTCGCAGCATGCGGGCTCTCGGGACCGAGCGCCGCTTCGGTCTCCGTCACCACAAGGGGCCCCTTGCCCGCTACGCGGGCGGCGAGGGCAGCAATGTCTGCCAGCGTCTTCCTGTTTGCAACAACCGATTGTCTACGTGATGCGCCTGCGGATAGGGAAGGCACATGAAGACGGTCGCTGTGGCGGGCACCTCGGAGGGAGCGAAAATCGGAGCGCCCATGTGTTCGCGCCCCTGCCGTTTCGGGTCTTCATCGACGAAGAACACCACTGGACGTTTGATCGAGCTGGCGAGCCATGTCGCAGCAATCGAAGTTCCAAAGATTCCAAAGGGCCCCTTGCTGCGAATTTCCTGGGCCCGCGAGGCTGTCGCGTCGAGCCAGGAAACACACCGCTCGACGGCGCGATAGGTCTCTAGAAACGAAGGGCGAAGCGGAGATGTCAGCGAGCGCGCGGGCGCCCTCCGGTAGACGCCACTAACTTCCTTGCCGCTCCACTCCTGGCTTCTCGTAGCCGGTTCCATCTCAGAAGAGAGAAGCAATCGATCGAGGGTGGCGGGCGAGAAGTGGCTGCAATGGTCGGCCACCATCAAGTCGAAGGCCTGCTCTGCATAGTGGGGCGCCTCGATAAAGAGCCACCCCGGATCGCTCAAGCGTTCCCGCGCCTGTCTCAGAAACTCTTGCGGATGCGGAACATGTTCGAGCACATGAACCATTGAAATCAGCTCGAAGTGGTTCTCGATGCGGTCGAGACCGCTCGTGTGCATCGCCCGAACCTGGGGGATCGATTCCACGACATCGACCGTCGAATCATCAATTTCGCTTCCCTCGAGATCCCAGCCGGGGAAGGCTCGTGACCAGGCGCGAAGGAACGCGCCCTTCCCGCAGCCTACGTCGAGAAGCCTTCCGCTTTCGGAAAGGGGAAGCACCGATCGAAGCTTGTCTACCAGAGGATCCGAGCGAAATCGTGCAGCTCCCTGCGCTCCGCTGTAAACCAGTTGTTCGCTTCCAGCGGATTGATGGAAGATGTCGTAGCCAGCATAAATCTCGTCGGCTTCGCGCTGCCAGCTGGGGCTCACGTCCTTCACGACCGAAGCACAAGACCGACACACACCCAAAGCCCCGCCCCGGTGCCAGGGACGACAATCGGAGGTGACTCTTCGCAGCTTGGCATAACCCGGTACGAGAACGACTTCTCCTTCGGTGCAAAGGTGGCAAGTCCAGGTGTCTTTGAGTTGTGTCATCGAATCGGTCTCTCTTCGCCAGAAAGAATTGCCTCTCGAGATACCTCACCGGTCGGCAGGTTGGTTGCAAACTTGAGCAACTGCGCGCGAACTTTCCCGTCGAGACGGACTATTTACGTTCTCGATATCCAATGCGATCCACAGGACCATGCACACACGCGCCGCTTCCCTCGAATCACCGGACCTGCAAAGAGGACGCGTAGTTGCGGGCTTCCTTGCTCAAGTGTGAATGGAATCTTCCGATGACCTGCTAGAAGCGTGCGCTCGGCGAAGCCCCCATCCGCTCGCGTTCGTATACGGTCCTATTGGAATGGACACGTCAAGGGAACCCAGTCTGTGAAGCGCGCCGCTCTATCCGTCATCATCCCGCTATACAATCACCGGGATGTGGTCCTCCATGCGATCGACTCCGTGCTGCAACAGACCCGTCCTCCGGACGAAGTCCTCGTCGTAGACGACGCTTCCACGGACGGTAGTGCCGAAGTGGTGGCCGAGTTTGCTGCCAAGAACCCCACCGTGCGGTTGATTCGCAGCGCCAAGAACCAGGGCACACCCCGCGCCACCAACCAGGGGTTTCGGGCGGCACGCGGAAACTATGTCTACGGACTCTCCGCCGATGACATCGTACTGCCGGGTTTCTTCGAAGCGGCCATGACGGCACTCGAAAAACATCCCGATGCGGGCCTTGCCTACGGTGATTTTCTGACCGTGACACAAGGCCTCGAAATCCTGGAACGAACGCCCTCTCTACCACCGGTCGAGGCCTACTACTCGCCCGACGAACTTTCGCATCTACTCTACGGCGACATCCTCGAAGCGCGCGGGGCCATCTTTCAGCGCCAGGCATTGCTCTCCTGCGGTGGTTTCATTCCCGAGTTGGAGGAAATGTCGGATTGGTTTCTCGGGTTGGCCGTGGCATTCCGACATGGGCTCCACTATGTCCCCGGCGCCTGCCACGCCAAACGCGTGGACTTTACGTCCTATGCGCTGAAGCGGCAGGCATGTCGGGATGGATTGCAGGAGAAGATTCGACGCATCATCAAGCTTCTCGGGCGGCCGAAGAATCGCGACCTGCTCCCGCACTTCGCCCGAAGCGCCGCGTTTATGCACTTTGGCATCGATGCCGCCGAGGCCCTCCTGAAGCGACCGGAGTGCTGGGATCCCGTGCACCAAATGTTGCTTCACGAACCACTTGCCGAGTACATGCGAAGAAAGCGAGAACGAGTGCAGGCCCAGGGCCGGACGCGAAATCGGCCTCAATTTTCTCGCCCCGAGACATGGCAGAAATACGTCGTTCAATACACGCCCGAATTTCTGCGACCCCGGATTGACCAACTCGTGAGCGAGTGGAAGGACTCCGGCAAAAGAGTGCTGATCTATGGGGCTGGCGAGCACACGGTGGCGCTCTTCAAACTGACGCGATTGCGAGATGCACAGATCGTCGGCGTGGCAGACCGCTCCAAGCGACTCCACGGACAGTGCCAGTGGGGCTTCGAAGTCATCGCCCCGTCGAAGATCGCAAGCCTTCATCCCGATGTGGTTCTGATCTCCTCGGCCGCCATGCAAGACGAAATTTACCGGGAGCTGAGTCCGCTATGCGATCATGGGATCGAACTCGTGCGTCTATACGGCGAACCTGTCCCGACTGACGAAGCTGCGGGCGAGAGGCGGGAGAAAGAGAAGGCGGCCAGCCCTCCCCCGCCCAAAGCATTCTCCCTCGAACCCGAGTGGCTTGCAGCACGGGTCCGTGATCTGGTGAGTTCATGGAACCGACGCGATCGACGGGTCGTCCTCTTTGGTGCGGGTGAAGTGACATCCCGGCTCTTCCAATGGACAAATATCGACGAAGCCGATCTCGTGGCTATCGCCGAGCCAGTCGAGATGCTGCAGGGAGAGGTGATCTGGAATCTCGAAACCGTCGCACCCGCGGCAATCCGTGAGCTTTCGGCGGACACCGTCCTCGTGTGCAGCAATATGGTCCGCAGTGAAGTCGATCGCGAACTCGCAAGCCTCGAACGAGACGGCTTCGAGGTGGTGCGGTTGCGACCGTCACTCGCAATCCCATGCGAGAAGAGCGAACGACCTCAGGGCCGTGCGCGTTCGATTGATCGAGCCACGCTTTCGCGATCTGGAGATCGGTGAAATGCGGTTCCGATTCGCCCCTGAATGACTCGGCCGAAGCTTGCTCTCGGGACTACCTGCTCCCGGAACTTGGCAGTAGAGTTTGTAACCGCCACCAACACCAACCGAGACGCGCTGGCGGTCTCATTGGTTCTTACTTGACCACCAAGATTCTTCAGACGTCTCTGCGGTCGAGCGGTGTGCAACCGTTGCGCTCCAGTCACCTCGGTGTCCGCCGAAGGGTATGCAAGACGTTGCATCTGCCGATGGGTTTCTTGAAAACTGCGACCCGGCGCACTTCACGGTAGTGTCGATTCTCAGTGTGTGCCATCCCGGTCTTCGGCACGACTTCTAGTTTTCTTTGTCGCGATCCGTCGACTCTCCCCGGAAGATCTCGCGCGCATCTTTCGCAAAAAATACGAAAATCGTCAAGGCGCTCGCCGCGAGCAGCACAGCGGCGACCCAAGTAAGGAGATCCCAGGGGTTCATTTCACCGCCTCCCGTCCAAACAAGTTCCCGACCAGGAACCCAACGACACTCATCGGCAGGCTGAAGAAAAGTGCGTACTCCTGCCAGAGACTGATCGAGGTGCTGCCAAGTTCGAAAGTCCAGATAAAGGTCCCGTACAACTCGTTCGGCTCACCGAGGCTCATGATCGTAATGTAGTAGACAATCACACTGAGGAGCCCCAGACCACAACTCAGGGTGCCCGCGAGTGGAGTCTTCCGCCCCTTCCAATAGAGGCCAATGAAGATTGGAACAAATACGGTCGACGTCAGAATTGTCGCGGTAAAGACCCAGAGCGCCATCAATCGATCGAACATGAAGGCGAGAAAAAACCCGAGCACCCAGGCGACGACAACTCCCCGCTTGGTGAACTTCACGAGTTGCTGATCGGTGATGTCGGGTTTGACCAGGGGCCGGTAGAGGTCGTAGGCCATATTGGCTCCCGCCACCAACGTGTAGGAGTCGACGGTCGACATCGATGTGGCGAGAACGCCCGCCAGAAAAATCCCGACGAAGCCCACAGGAAGCGCATAGGTGACTGCGGTGAGCAGCGCATCGTTGGGATGAAGATTGGCGGGGAGAATGCCCTGAAGCATCGCGGAGTGGGCCAACATGCCTCCGGCCACTACCAGCCAATCGTATGTTCCCCAGATGACAACGGCGATCAGGAGTGCGTTGCGCGCCTGGCGGTAATCTTTGGCAGCAAAGATGCGTTGATAAAAGCCAGGTTCGACGAAGACACTGAGCCCCGTAGCCACATAGGCCAGCAACAACCAAATGGGCAGGTTGCCCAGCAGGTCGAAGTGATCGGGCGGTATGATTTGTGCAGCCGCCTCGAAGCCACCGACTTCATGCAGCAACAGGGGGATCCCGATTGCGAGCGTGACGCACATCAACACGAACTGAATCGTATCCGTAATGGCCACGGCCCAAAGGCCACCCCACAAGGTATAGACCAACGCGATGGACCCGATCGCTGCTGCGCCAATCATCGCGTCGACCCCAAAGATCACCTCGGAGATGCGCCCGAGGGCGAAGAGCGCGAGCGCGGGAATCGAATAGAAGATCGACGCCAGAGCACCAAAGGTGGCAGCACCGGTCCCATAGTTCCGCTCGAGGATCTCGGGTAAAGAAGTGAAATTGGCGGTTCGCAGACGCTTGCTCAGAACAAATGCCGCGATCGCATACAGCACCAAATAAAGTACCGAGTAACCAAAATATGCGACAACGCCATTATTGAAGGCGAGTTCGGATGTACCAAAGAGCACGTCCAGACCGTAGTAGGTCGACGCCAACGTGC of the Myxococcales bacterium genome contains:
- a CDS encoding SPASM domain-containing protein translates to MTIVSNFSRVLTPREIEVLAQFEEIQVSIDIVDQKILRAVRKSVDVRSILYNSQLIQAHAIQHRIPMPRIVWTGVLTDAVVMGLCHLVATAASCSIRHINFNSVSYFDGAAVTANHVCDMPDDEFLRAAEEIERALALAKELDICMRVKDHRRIMRRVVKLIGKTRILDNGHYLAKLEDLVPIDRIFIYGSGAPGRYIAGQVKRRADLDFQGFLDSSWSGEIDESPVLCFDDYLEQRQSRDLILVCSESYDQIESKLKGAEIARYLDAREIYLYGANRKGGDVKIKRQGIQGTFETVGDTGDDLPEGLTRLCDSPWSQIYTDPKGEVYSCCQRGDSMGNLAPNHGFAEILNDESYLQLRRQLLTGKNLGPECSRCVAKPAATPEKMQAWIRAKLVQREAR
- a CDS encoding methyltransferase domain-containing protein codes for the protein MTQLKDTWTCHLCTEGEVVLVPGYAKLRRVTSDCRPWHRGGALGVCRSCASVVKDVSPSWQREADEIYAGYDIFHQSAGSEQLVYSGAQGAARFRSDPLVDKLRSVLPLSESGRLLDVGCGKGAFLRAWSRAFPGWDLEGSEIDDSTVDVVESIPQVRAMHTSGLDRIENHFELISMVHVLEHVPHPQEFLRQARERLSDPGWLFIEAPHYAEQAFDLMVADHCSHFSPATLDRLLLSSEMEPATRSQEWSGKEVSGVYRRAPARSLTSPLRPSFLETYRAVERCVSWLDATASRAQEIRSKGPFGIFGTSIAATWLASSIKRPVVFFVDEDPKRQGREHMGAPIFAPSEVPATATVFMCLPYPQAHHVDNRLLQTGRRWQTLLPSPPA
- a CDS encoding glycosyltransferase, with translation MKRAALSVIIPLYNHRDVVLHAIDSVLQQTRPPDEVLVVDDASTDGSAEVVAEFAAKNPTVRLIRSAKNQGTPRATNQGFRAARGNYVYGLSADDIVLPGFFEAAMTALEKHPDAGLAYGDFLTVTQGLEILERTPSLPPVEAYYSPDELSHLLYGDILEARGAIFQRQALLSCGGFIPELEEMSDWFLGLAVAFRHGLHYVPGACHAKRVDFTSYALKRQACRDGLQEKIRRIIKLLGRPKNRDLLPHFARSAAFMHFGIDAAEALLKRPECWDPVHQMLLHEPLAEYMRRKRERVQAQGRTRNRPQFSRPETWQKYVVQYTPEFLRPRIDQLVSEWKDSGKRVLIYGAGEHTVALFKLTRLRDAQIVGVADRSKRLHGQCQWGFEVIAPSKIASLHPDVVLISSAAMQDEIYRELSPLCDHGIELVRLYGEPVPTDEAAGERREKEKAASPPPPKAFSLEPEWLAARVRDLVSSWNRRDRRVVLFGAGEVTSRLFQWTNIDEADLVAIAEPVEMLQGEVIWNLETVAPAAIRELSADTVLVCSNMVRSEVDRELASLERDGFEVVRLRPSLAIPCEKSERPQGRARSIDRATLSRSGDR
- a CDS encoding sodium:solute symporter family protein — encoded protein: TLASTYYGLDVLFGTSELAFNNGVVAYFGYSVLYLVLYAIAAFVLSKRLRTANFTSLPEILERNYGTGAATFGALASIFYSIPALALFALGRISEVIFGVDAMIGAAAIGSIALVYTLWGGLWAVAITDTIQFVLMCVTLAIGIPLLLHEVGGFEAAAQIIPPDHFDLLGNLPIWLLLAYVATGLSVFVEPGFYQRIFAAKDYRQARNALLIAVVIWGTYDWLVVAGGMLAHSAMLQGILPANLHPNDALLTAVTYALPVGFVGIFLAGVLATSMSTVDSYTLVAGANMAYDLYRPLVKPDITDQQLVKFTKRGVVVAWVLGFFLAFMFDRLMALWVFTATILTSTVFVPIFIGLYWKGRKTPLAGTLSCGLGLLSVIVYYITIMSLGEPNELYGTFIWTFELGSTSISLWQEYALFFSLPMSVVGFLVGNLFGREAVK